The proteins below are encoded in one region of Elusimicrobiaceae bacterium:
- a CDS encoding NAD(P)-dependent oxidoreductase translates to MRILVTGATGFLGGQTALRLCQDGHSVRATGRSEVAKSLKQRNIEFHKVALDKENLSGLLENIDAVVHCAAKSSPWGSYESFYASNVEATRRLCQAALAHKVKCFVHISTPGLYFNFQDKHHLKEEDIIANNKTNFYIQTKYQAEEIVQEYVKLGLHAIILRPRAIFGQGDRALLPRLLSVGQKRFIPQMRVDRGPLCDLTYVDNVVFAIRQALHSSVPSGSVYNITNDEPVYLLDVLKKVFESLNIPWRTRKIPYKLAVGYAYLLEKIYSCFLRGKEPPFTTYTISLLAKDMTLDIQKAKKELGYVAQVNMSDALTYTLQAYKNEHTT, encoded by the coding sequence ATGCGGATATTGGTTACCGGAGCAACAGGTTTTTTGGGTGGACAAACGGCTTTGCGATTATGTCAAGATGGCCATAGTGTGCGTGCTACGGGACGTTCGGAAGTTGCCAAAAGTTTGAAACAAAGAAATATCGAGTTCCATAAGGTTGCTTTAGATAAAGAAAATTTGAGCGGTTTGTTAGAAAATATAGATGCTGTAGTGCATTGTGCTGCAAAGTCTAGTCCATGGGGAAGTTATGAATCTTTTTATGCTAGCAATGTAGAGGCAACTCGTAGGTTGTGTCAAGCAGCCTTGGCGCATAAAGTAAAATGTTTTGTTCATATTTCCACTCCAGGATTGTATTTTAATTTTCAAGACAAACATCATTTGAAAGAAGAAGATATTATCGCAAATAATAAAACTAATTTCTACATTCAAACAAAATATCAGGCTGAAGAAATTGTACAGGAGTATGTTAAATTGGGATTGCATGCAATTATTTTAAGGCCACGTGCTATTTTTGGACAGGGCGATAGAGCATTACTGCCTCGTTTATTGAGTGTTGGACAGAAACGTTTTATTCCTCAAATGCGCGTTGATAGAGGTCCCTTGTGTGACTTAACTTACGTAGATAATGTGGTGTTTGCAATTCGACAGGCACTTCATTCTTCTGTACCGAGTGGAAGTGTATATAATATTACAAATGATGAGCCAGTTTATTTATTGGATGTATTGAAAAAAGTATTTGAATCTTTAAATATTCCTTGGAGAACCCGAAAAATTCCTTACAAATTAGCGGTAGGTTATGCTTATTTATTGGAAAAGATATATAGTTGTTTTTTGCGAGGGAAAGAACCTCCTTTCACAACATATACCATTTCTTTGTTAGCCAAAGATATGACGTTGGATATACAGAAGGCAAAAAAAGAATTGGGATACGTGGCCCAGGTTAACATGTCTGATGCCTTAACATATACTTTGCAGGCTTATAAAAATGAACATACAACTTAA
- a CDS encoding MBL fold metallo-hydrolase has product MNIQLKHFICGTCSQFAHFAVRNKPFRWQRFPARVTCVIFGKEKWLIDSGYAGNSQSHNISWQRKIYNILVPNRQTDEENISFQLKRESIRPQEISNIFISHFHADHIGGLSQFIKSKYICSAYEYKRLMKMSVCSKLLHGFFPELLPADFEKRSLWIEDFPRGKDIFGLPSYCLDEKRGIFAVFLPGHTLNQYGLFLEQEKVLFAADAAWSPLLYEQGILPSKIGLLVQENQKDYLATVGVLKEMWEQGITIYLTHGN; this is encoded by the coding sequence ATGAACATACAACTTAAACATTTTATTTGTGGTACATGTAGCCAGTTTGCTCATTTTGCAGTCAGAAATAAGCCTTTTCGTTGGCAACGTTTTCCTGCCCGAGTAACTTGTGTGATTTTTGGAAAAGAGAAGTGGCTGATAGATAGTGGTTATGCGGGAAATTCGCAATCACATAATATTTCTTGGCAACGTAAGATATATAACATATTGGTACCAAATCGTCAGACGGATGAGGAAAATATATCTTTTCAATTAAAACGAGAAAGCATACGTCCACAAGAAATTTCTAATATCTTTATTTCCCATTTTCATGCAGATCATATTGGGGGGCTTTCTCAATTTATCAAATCGAAATATATCTGTTCGGCATATGAATATAAACGATTAATGAAAATGAGTGTATGCTCAAAACTTTTACATGGTTTTTTTCCAGAGTTGCTTCCCGCTGATTTTGAAAAGAGAAGTTTGTGGATAGAAGATTTCCCAAGAGGGAAGGATATTTTTGGACTTCCATCCTATTGTTTAGATGAGAAAAGGGGAATTTTTGCAGTTTTTTTACCAGGACACACTTTGAATCAATATGGCCTATTTTTAGAGCAGGAAAAAGTATTGTTTGCCGCTGATGCGGCTTGGAGTCCTCTGCTGTATGAGCAGGGAATTTTGCCATCAAAGATAGGACTTTTGGTACAAGAAAATCAAAAGGATTATCTCGCTACGGTGGGAGTATTAAAAGAGATGTGGGAACAAGGAATTACTATTTATTTGACGCATGGAAATTAA